One genomic window of Cottoperca gobio chromosome 10, fCotGob3.1, whole genome shotgun sequence includes the following:
- the fgf24 gene encoding fibroblast growth factor 24 isoform X2: MSVLPSRFIYLCLQFLVLYFQLQESQQTSADFRIYIENHTRNPDDLSRKQVRIYQLYSRTTGKHVQILGKKVNANGDDGGKYALLVVETETFGSHIRIKGKESEHYICMNDKGKIVVRPDGRKQECVFVEEFLENNYTALVSAKYKGWYLGFNRKGRPKKGSKTTQRQQEVHFMKRQPKGRPDPLEEFRFTTVTKRTRRARRLKPNPKRN; the protein is encoded by the exons ATGTCTGTGCTGCCTTCGAGGTTCATATACCT GTGTTTACAATTTCTGGTACTCTATTTCCAGCTACAG GAATCGCAGCAGACCTCTGCTGATTTCAGGATTTACATCGAGAACCACACGAGGAATCCGGACGACCTGAGTCGGAAGCAGGTCCGGATCTATCAGCTGTACAGCAGGACCACGGGCAAACATGTCCAGATCTTGGGGAAGAAAGTCAACGCCAACGGAGATGATGGGGGCAAGTATG cTCTTCTCGTCGTCGAGACGGAGACCTTCGGCAGCCACATCCgaataaaaggaaaagagagcgAGCATTACATTTGCATGAACGACAAGGGCAAAATAGTCGTACGG CCCGATGGAAGGAAGCAGGAGTGCGTCTTTGTCGAGGAATTCCTGGAGAACAACTACACGGCTCTTGTGTCGGCCAAGTACAAAGGATGGTACCTCGGCTTCAACAGGAAGGGGCGGCCCAAGAAAGGCTCGAAGACCACGCAGCGGCAACAGGAAGTCCACTTCATGAAGCGCCAGCCGAAGGGCCGGCCGGACCCGCTGGAGGAGTTCCGTTTCACCACAGTGACTAAGCGGACACGAAGGGCTCGGCGTTTAAAGCCCAACCCCAAGAGGAACTGA